The Lepidochelys kempii isolate rLepKem1 chromosome 5, rLepKem1.hap2, whole genome shotgun sequence genome window below encodes:
- the SLC25A51 gene encoding mitochondrial nicotinamide adenine dinucleotide transporter SLC25A51 isoform X1, whose amino-acid sequence MMDSEDLVLTSSKQDIAHHIVKVSSGKHYFCGYCAAFTNIAITFPIQKVLFRQQLYGVRIRDAVCQLQNDGIRNLYRGLLPPLMQKTTTLALMFGLYQDFSSLLQRHTNAPELVTCSVAAVLAGTTEALLTPFERVQTLLQDYKHHDRFTNTYQAFKVLKDYGIKEYYRGLVPILIRNGPSNVLFFGLRGPIKQCLPEATSYSAHLVNDFICGGLLGAMLGFLFFPMNVVKARMQSQIGGEFQSFPKVFMKIWLERDRKLTRLFRGAHLNYHRSIISWGIINATYEFLLKLL is encoded by the coding sequence ATGATGGATTCAGAAGATCTTGTCCTAACAAGTTCAAAGCAAGATATTGCTCATCACATTGTAAAAGTTAGCTCGGGTAAACATTATTTTTGTGGATATTGTGCAGCCTTCACCAATATAGCAATCACCTTTCCCATCCAGAAGGTCCTCTTTCGACAACAACTGTATGGAGTGAGAATAAGGGATGCAGTGTGTCAGTTACAGAACGATGGAATCCGAAACCTGTACCGTGGACTCCTCCCTCCATTAATGCAGAAAACTACAACTCTTGCCCTGATGTTTGGCTTGTATCAGGatttctcctccctgctccagaggCACACAAATGCACCTGAACTTGTGACTTGCAGTGTGGCAGCAGTGCTTGCAGGAACCACAGAAGCTCTTCTTACACCTTTTGAGCGGGTCCAGACTTTGCTTCAGGACTACAAACATCATGACAGATTTACAAACACTTACCAGGCTTTCAAGGTGCTAAAAGACTATGGAATTAAAGAATATTATCGGGGTTTGGTACCTATTCTGATCCGAAATGGACCGAGTAATGTACTCTTTTTTGGTCTGCGAGGACCCATCAAGCAGTGTCTGCCCGAAGCAACTTCTTATAGTGCTCATTTGGTCAATGACTTTATCTGTGGAGGGCTGTTGGGTGCCATGTTGGGATTCTTGTTTTTCCCAATGAATGTTGTAAAAGCTCGCATGCAATCTCAAATTGGTGGGGAATTTCAGTCTTTTCCAAAAGTTTTCATGAAGATTTGGCTGGAACGTGATAGAAAACTGACACGTCTTTTCAGAGGAGCTCATCTGAATTACCATCGCTCTATTATATCCTGGGGCATAATCAATGCAACATATGAATTCTTGCTtaagttattatga
- the SLC25A51 gene encoding mitochondrial nicotinamide adenine dinucleotide transporter SLC25A51 isoform X2, producing MRGQHPYDERKSSMMDSEDLVLTSSKQDIAHHIVKVSSGKHYFCGYCAAFTNIAITFPIQKVLFRQQLYGVRIRDAVCQLQNDGIRNLYRGLLPPLMQKTTTLALMFGLYQDFSSLLQRHTNAPELVTCSVAAVLAGTTEALLTPFERVQTLLQDYKHHDRFTNTYQAFKVLKDYGIKEYYRGLVPILIRNGPSNVLFFGLRGPIKQCLPEATSYSAHLVNDFICGGLLGAMLGFLFFPMNVVKARMQSQIGGEFQSFPKVFMKIWLERDRKLTRLFRGAHLNYHRSIISWGIINATYEFLLKLL from the coding sequence GAGAGGACAACACCCGTATGACGAAAGAAAGAGCAGTATGATGGATTCAGAAGATCTTGTCCTAACAAGTTCAAAGCAAGATATTGCTCATCACATTGTAAAAGTTAGCTCGGGTAAACATTATTTTTGTGGATATTGTGCAGCCTTCACCAATATAGCAATCACCTTTCCCATCCAGAAGGTCCTCTTTCGACAACAACTGTATGGAGTGAGAATAAGGGATGCAGTGTGTCAGTTACAGAACGATGGAATCCGAAACCTGTACCGTGGACTCCTCCCTCCATTAATGCAGAAAACTACAACTCTTGCCCTGATGTTTGGCTTGTATCAGGatttctcctccctgctccagaggCACACAAATGCACCTGAACTTGTGACTTGCAGTGTGGCAGCAGTGCTTGCAGGAACCACAGAAGCTCTTCTTACACCTTTTGAGCGGGTCCAGACTTTGCTTCAGGACTACAAACATCATGACAGATTTACAAACACTTACCAGGCTTTCAAGGTGCTAAAAGACTATGGAATTAAAGAATATTATCGGGGTTTGGTACCTATTCTGATCCGAAATGGACCGAGTAATGTACTCTTTTTTGGTCTGCGAGGACCCATCAAGCAGTGTCTGCCCGAAGCAACTTCTTATAGTGCTCATTTGGTCAATGACTTTATCTGTGGAGGGCTGTTGGGTGCCATGTTGGGATTCTTGTTTTTCCCAATGAATGTTGTAAAAGCTCGCATGCAATCTCAAATTGGTGGGGAATTTCAGTCTTTTCCAAAAGTTTTCATGAAGATTTGGCTGGAACGTGATAGAAAACTGACACGTCTTTTCAGAGGAGCTCATCTGAATTACCATCGCTCTATTATATCCTGGGGCATAATCAATGCAACATATGAATTCTTGCTtaagttattatga